One genomic region from Blastococcus sp. Marseille-P5729 encodes:
- a CDS encoding NADH-quinone oxidoreductase subunit A, with product MLSNYVPLVAMGLLGFGFAVFSVVLATIVGPKRYNKAKYDPYECGIEPVHQPMGAGRFPIKFYLTAMLFIIFDVEMIFLYPFAVSIDMVAWFGLVQIFIFIGAVTIAYAYEWRRGGLDWN from the coding sequence GTGCTCAGCAATTACGTCCCCTTGGTCGCGATGGGCCTGCTCGGCTTCGGCTTCGCCGTCTTCTCAGTGGTGCTGGCGACGATCGTCGGCCCGAAGCGCTACAACAAAGCCAAGTACGACCCGTACGAGTGCGGCATCGAGCCGGTGCACCAGCCGATGGGCGCCGGACGCTTCCCGATCAAGTTCTATCTGACCGCGATGCTGTTCATCATCTTCGACGTGGAGATGATCTTCCTGTATCCCTTCGCGGTCTCTATCGACATGGTCGCGTGGTTCGGCCTGGTGCAGATCTTCATCTTTATCGGAGCCGTGACGATCGCGTACGCCTACGAGTGGCGACGCGGCGGGCTCGACTGGAACTAG
- a CDS encoding NADH-quinone oxidoreductase subunit C: protein MSISTPDSGKDKEQGRETSRENAAPPRPSARRRRVDPPSGKQVRDAQDTAEATQTKADATDQPAGKTDPTRGKTGKQADLSDDSSAPGGLTPAAQKPSVFDPTPAAQASGRSGLFGVSGVGDTSGMGGLVTQAGVGIPLESSPRPYGGWFDAVADRLAKAYPRWDKAHLATIADRGELTFYVRKEHIAEILRVARDDSQLRFELLSSLSGVDYYRGDEGISSTGDALYDEYRSQRLHVVYHLLSMTFRRRVRFEVATTVADPHVPSVTAVYPTADWQERETYDMFGVVFDGHHALTRILMPDDWEGYPQRKDYPLGGIPVEYKGASIPPPDQRRSYK, encoded by the coding sequence ATGAGCATCTCCACTCCCGACTCCGGCAAGGACAAGGAACAGGGTCGCGAGACCAGTCGCGAGAACGCGGCTCCTCCGCGCCCGTCCGCCCGGCGGCGCCGCGTCGACCCGCCCTCGGGCAAGCAGGTCCGTGACGCGCAGGACACCGCCGAGGCCACGCAGACCAAGGCTGATGCGACCGACCAACCGGCAGGCAAGACCGACCCGACGCGCGGCAAGACCGGCAAGCAGGCCGACCTCAGCGATGACTCGTCGGCGCCGGGCGGGCTCACCCCGGCGGCCCAGAAGCCGTCCGTGTTCGACCCGACGCCTGCCGCGCAGGCATCCGGGCGCAGCGGGCTGTTCGGCGTCTCGGGCGTCGGCGACACCTCGGGCATGGGTGGCCTGGTCACCCAGGCCGGTGTTGGCATCCCGCTGGAATCCTCGCCGCGGCCGTACGGCGGTTGGTTCGACGCGGTCGCCGACCGCCTGGCCAAGGCCTACCCGCGCTGGGACAAGGCGCACCTGGCGACCATCGCCGACCGCGGCGAGCTCACCTTCTACGTGCGCAAGGAGCACATAGCCGAGATCCTGCGTGTCGCGCGCGACGACTCCCAGCTGCGGTTCGAGCTGCTCTCCTCGCTGTCGGGCGTGGACTACTACCGCGGCGACGAGGGCATCTCCTCAACCGGTGATGCCCTATACGACGAGTATCGCTCGCAGCGCCTGCACGTGGTCTATCACCTGCTGTCGATGACCTTCCGGCGCCGGGTGCGCTTCGAGGTCGCGACCACCGTGGCCGACCCGCACGTGCCCAGCGTCACCGCTGTCTACCCGACCGCCGACTGGCAGGAGCGCGAGACCTACGACATGTTCGGGGTCGTCTTCGACGGTCACCACGCCCTCACCCGCATCCTCATGCCGGACGACTGGGAGGGCTACCCGCAACGCAAGGACTACCCGCTGGGCGGCATCCCCGTCGAGTACAAGGGCGCGAGCATCCCGCCGCCGGACCAGCGGAGGTCCTACAAGTAA
- a CDS encoding NADH-quinone oxidoreductase subunit D — protein MSTPTAGSRQTDEGKVYTVTGGDWGDLFDAEGDPVEDQHLVVNLGPQHPSTHGVLRIVCDLDGETVQKARAVVGYLHTGIEKNVEYRTYTQATTFLTRADYLSPIFNEAGYCMAVEKLLNVEVPRRAQIIRVLTMEICRISSHWIWLATGGMELGSTTAATNGFRARNYCLDVLEAITGTRMNHAYIRPGGLAQDLPAGFDEVFEFWYEKMIDEIDGVDRLLRGQPIWINRLKGVGFINVAGCLQIGVTGPVLRAAGLPWDSRKTEPYLTYDEYDFDVPTHDAGDSWSRFVVRVAEMREALKICRQAYDQLKDEGPGPVMVEDRKIGWPAQLSIGADGMGNSLEHVRHIMGQSMESLIHHFKLVTEGFRVPAGQSYVTIEAPRGEFGVHVVSDGGTRPWRVHLREPSFINLQALPALSEGGLLADVIASVASLDPVMGGCDR, from the coding sequence ATGAGCACCCCCACTGCCGGCTCCCGGCAGACCGACGAGGGCAAGGTCTACACCGTCACCGGCGGCGACTGGGGCGACCTGTTCGACGCCGAGGGAGACCCGGTCGAGGACCAGCACCTCGTCGTCAACCTCGGCCCGCAGCACCCCTCCACGCACGGCGTGCTGCGCATCGTGTGCGACCTCGACGGCGAGACCGTGCAGAAGGCCCGGGCCGTCGTCGGCTACCTGCACACCGGAATCGAGAAGAACGTCGAGTACCGCACGTACACCCAGGCGACGACCTTCCTCACGCGCGCCGACTACCTCTCGCCGATCTTCAACGAGGCCGGCTACTGCATGGCCGTCGAGAAGCTGCTCAATGTCGAGGTGCCACGGCGGGCCCAAATCATCCGCGTGCTCACGATGGAGATCTGCCGGATCTCGTCGCACTGGATCTGGCTGGCCACCGGCGGCATGGAGCTCGGCTCCACCACTGCTGCCACCAACGGCTTCCGCGCCCGCAACTACTGCCTCGACGTCCTCGAGGCGATCACCGGCACCCGGATGAACCACGCATACATCCGTCCCGGCGGCCTCGCGCAGGACCTTCCGGCGGGCTTCGACGAGGTCTTCGAGTTCTGGTACGAGAAGATGATCGATGAGATCGACGGCGTCGACCGCTTGCTGCGCGGCCAGCCGATCTGGATCAACCGCCTGAAGGGCGTGGGCTTCATCAACGTCGCCGGCTGCCTGCAGATCGGCGTCACCGGCCCGGTGCTGCGCGCTGCGGGGTTGCCCTGGGACAGCCGCAAGACCGAGCCCTACCTGACCTACGACGAGTACGACTTCGACGTACCGACCCACGATGCGGGCGACAGCTGGTCGCGGTTCGTGGTCCGCGTGGCCGAGATGCGCGAGGCGCTGAAGATCTGCCGTCAGGCCTACGACCAGCTGAAGGACGAAGGTCCCGGACCAGTCATGGTCGAGGACCGGAAGATCGGCTGGCCCGCGCAGCTGAGCATCGGCGCCGACGGCATGGGCAACTCCCTCGAGCACGTCCGACACATCATGGGCCAGTCCATGGAGTCGCTGATCCACCACTTCAAGCTGGTCACCGAGGGCTTCCGCGTGCCCGCAGGCCAGTCTTACGTCACCATCGAGGCGCCGCGTGGTGAGTTCGGCGTCCACGTGGTCTCCGACGGTGGCACCCGCCCGTGGCGAGTGCACCTCCGCGAGCCCAGCTTCATCAATCTGCAGGCGCTGCCGGCGCTGTCCGAGGGCGGCCTGCTGGCCGACGTCATCGCCTCCGTCGCCTCTCTAGACCCAGTGATGGGCGGATGTGATCGCTAA
- the nuoF gene encoding NADH-quinone oxidoreductase subunit NuoF, with protein MPLTPVLTARWDADQPWTIETYESLDGYQALPKALKSTPDELIELVKASNLRGRGGAGFPTGLKWSFVPQGSEGPGAKPKYLVVNADEGEPGTCRDLPLMMRDPHALIEGCIISSYAIRANFCAIYVRGEAIHAIRRVRHAVREAYAKGYLGKDILGSGFDLDIVVHAGGGAYICGEETALLESLEGRRGQPRLKPPFPAVAGLYASPTVVNNVGTIASVPGIVLGGADWYKKMGPEKCPGTSIYSLSGRVKNPGQYEAPMGTTLRELLEMAGGIRDGHTLKFWTPGGSSTPCFTDEHLDVPLDFDSVAAAGSMNGTSAVMIFDDSDSNVTATRKWVEFYAHESCGKCTPCREGNYWLVQILERVEKGAATEAEIDQILDITESIGGRSFCALADGSVGCVQASIKHFRDEYLEHIRSGGVDEVDEGEQTAEKAMSAPGVR; from the coding sequence ATGCCGCTGACTCCCGTACTGACCGCCCGCTGGGATGCCGACCAGCCGTGGACCATCGAGACCTACGAGTCGCTCGATGGCTACCAGGCGCTCCCGAAGGCGTTGAAGTCCACCCCCGATGAGCTGATCGAGCTGGTCAAGGCATCGAACCTGCGCGGCCGTGGCGGCGCAGGCTTCCCGACCGGACTGAAGTGGTCGTTCGTGCCCCAGGGCAGCGAGGGCCCGGGCGCCAAGCCGAAGTACCTCGTCGTCAACGCGGACGAGGGCGAGCCGGGCACCTGCCGCGACCTGCCGCTGATGATGCGAGACCCGCACGCCCTGATCGAGGGCTGCATCATCTCGTCCTACGCGATCCGCGCCAACTTTTGCGCGATCTACGTGCGCGGCGAGGCGATCCACGCGATCCGCCGGGTGCGGCACGCGGTCCGCGAGGCCTACGCGAAGGGCTACCTCGGCAAGGACATCCTCGGCTCCGGCTTCGACCTGGACATCGTCGTGCACGCCGGTGGCGGCGCCTACATCTGCGGTGAGGAGACCGCGTTGCTGGAGTCGCTCGAAGGACGCCGCGGCCAGCCTCGCCTGAAGCCGCCGTTCCCTGCCGTCGCGGGCCTGTACGCCTCCCCGACCGTGGTCAACAACGTAGGCACCATCGCGTCGGTGCCCGGCATCGTCCTCGGGGGAGCGGACTGGTACAAGAAGATGGGCCCGGAGAAGTGCCCCGGCACCTCCATCTACTCGCTGTCCGGTCGGGTCAAGAACCCCGGGCAGTACGAGGCGCCGATGGGCACCACGTTGCGCGAGCTGCTGGAGATGGCCGGCGGCATCCGCGACGGCCACACCCTCAAGTTCTGGACCCCGGGCGGATCGTCGACCCCGTGCTTCACCGACGAGCACCTTGACGTCCCGCTGGACTTCGACAGCGTCGCCGCCGCCGGGTCGATGAACGGCACCAGCGCGGTGATGATCTTCGACGACAGCGACTCCAACGTGACCGCGACCCGCAAGTGGGTCGAGTTCTACGCGCACGAGTCGTGCGGCAAGTGCACGCCCTGCCGCGAGGGCAACTACTGGCTAGTGCAGATCCTCGAGCGGGTCGAGAAGGGCGCGGCCACCGAGGCCGAGATCGACCAGATCCTGGACATCACCGAGAGCATCGGCGGCCGGTCCTTCTGCGCGCTCGCCGACGGATCGGTCGGCTGCGTGCAGGCATCGATCAAGCATTTCCGAGACGAGTACCTCGAGCACATCCGCTCCGGCGGCGTGGACGAGGTCGACGAAGGGGAGCAGACCGCCGAGAAGGCGATGTCCGCTCCGGGGGTTCGCTAA
- the nuoH gene encoding NADH-quinone oxidoreductase subunit NuoH — MNVLAAIPANMPTLEDFGKDPLWITLIKTVGAFALLVVVVILVIVWERKLIGYMQNRTGPNRNSPWALLQSLFDGVKLAFKEEVIPKMADKPVYWLAPVIIAFPAFMAFSVIPVGPMVSMFGHWTPMQLTDTSVGVLVILACASVGAYGVLLAGWSSGSAYPLIGGLRSTAQIVSYEIAMGLSIVGVFMWAGTMSTSEIVAAQAEQSWFFWILPISCIIYLIAMVGETNRAPFDLAEAESELVGGFHTEYSSMKFAMFFLAEYVNMATVSALATTMFFGGWQAPFWIDHIWEGANSGWWPLLWWFGKVWFFLSCFVWLRGALPRMRYDQFMVFGWKFMIPVVLAWTMFMAVIRTGMVRNGGDMPLWGWIAIATFAVLTLAAALAYVKRPEPEQENINANPPFPIPPMNLAVPSGTRSAAPQRGRVGARRTAGAIAAKETNDG; from the coding sequence ATGAACGTGCTGGCAGCAATACCGGCCAACATGCCGACCCTCGAGGACTTCGGCAAGGATCCGCTGTGGATCACGCTGATCAAGACCGTCGGCGCGTTCGCGCTGCTGGTGGTCGTGGTGATCCTGGTGATCGTGTGGGAGCGCAAGCTCATCGGGTACATGCAGAACCGCACCGGCCCGAACCGCAATAGCCCCTGGGCGCTGCTGCAGTCGCTGTTCGACGGCGTGAAGCTGGCCTTCAAGGAAGAGGTCATCCCCAAGATGGCCGACAAGCCGGTCTACTGGCTGGCGCCGGTCATCATCGCCTTCCCGGCGTTCATGGCGTTCTCGGTCATCCCGGTCGGCCCGATGGTCAGCATGTTCGGCCACTGGACGCCGATGCAGTTGACCGATACCTCCGTCGGCGTGCTGGTGATCCTGGCCTGCGCATCGGTCGGCGCGTACGGCGTCCTGCTGGCGGGCTGGTCCTCCGGCTCGGCATACCCGCTCATCGGTGGCCTGCGCTCGACCGCGCAGATCGTCTCGTACGAGATCGCGATGGGCCTGTCGATCGTGGGCGTGTTCATGTGGGCCGGCACCATGTCGACCTCCGAGATCGTCGCCGCGCAGGCCGAGCAGAGCTGGTTTTTCTGGATCCTCCCGATCAGCTGCATCATCTACCTGATCGCGATGGTCGGTGAGACCAACCGCGCTCCCTTCGACCTCGCCGAGGCCGAGTCCGAGCTCGTCGGTGGCTTTCACACTGAGTACTCATCGATGAAGTTCGCGATGTTCTTCCTCGCCGAGTACGTCAATATGGCGACCGTCTCCGCGCTGGCCACCACCATGTTCTTCGGCGGATGGCAGGCCCCGTTCTGGATCGACCACATCTGGGAGGGCGCCAACTCAGGCTGGTGGCCGCTGCTGTGGTGGTTCGGCAAGGTCTGGTTCTTCCTGTCCTGCTTCGTGTGGCTGCGCGGTGCGCTGCCGCGCATGCGCTACGACCAGTTCATGGTCTTCGGCTGGAAGTTCATGATCCCGGTCGTGCTGGCGTGGACGATGTTCATGGCCGTGATCCGCACCGGGATGGTGCGCAACGGCGGCGACATGCCGCTGTGGGGCTGGATCGCGATCGCGACCTTCGCCGTGCTGACGCTCGCCGCGGCCCTGGCCTACGTCAAGCGTCCGGAGCCGGAGCAGGAGAACATCAACGCCAACCCGCCGTTCCCGATCCCGCCGATGAACCTCGCCGTGCCCAGTGGCACCCGGTCGGCCGCGCCTCAGCGTGGCCGCGTCGGTGCCCGCCGTACCGCCGGGGCCATCGCAGCGAAGGAGACCAACGATGGCTAA
- the nuoE gene encoding NADH-quinone oxidoreductase subunit NuoE, whose amino-acid sequence MPLDENTRALAQQIIDQYPQSRSALLPMLHLVQAEEGYVSPDGIAFCADALGLTKAEVGAVATFYTMYKRHPTGEHLVSVCTNTLCGMLGGDAIYAALKDELGVGHDETTADGTLTLEHAECLAACDYAPVVTVNYEFFDNQTVESAMSLVAALREGERPQPTRGGKITSFRDAELELAGLLDPELEAQKVAAVDSIEPSLRGLKLARDRGEAAPEADYDSVIPPVPAKEEKK is encoded by the coding sequence ATGCCTCTCGATGAGAACACCCGCGCGCTCGCGCAGCAGATCATCGACCAGTACCCGCAGTCCCGCTCGGCGCTGCTGCCGATGCTGCACCTGGTACAGGCCGAGGAGGGCTATGTGAGTCCCGACGGCATCGCGTTCTGCGCGGACGCCCTGGGCCTGACCAAGGCCGAGGTCGGCGCGGTCGCGACCTTCTACACCATGTACAAGCGGCACCCGACCGGTGAGCACCTGGTGAGCGTCTGCACCAATACGCTGTGCGGCATGCTCGGCGGTGATGCCATCTACGCCGCGCTGAAGGACGAGCTCGGCGTCGGCCACGACGAGACCACCGCGGACGGCACGCTCACCCTCGAGCACGCCGAGTGCCTGGCGGCCTGCGACTACGCGCCGGTCGTCACCGTCAACTACGAGTTCTTCGACAACCAGACCGTCGAGTCGGCGATGAGCCTGGTCGCCGCGCTTCGGGAGGGGGAGCGGCCGCAGCCGACCCGCGGCGGCAAGATCACGTCGTTCCGCGATGCCGAGCTCGAGCTCGCCGGGCTTCTCGATCCCGAGCTGGAGGCACAGAAGGTCGCCGCCGTCGACTCGATCGAGCCCTCGTTGCGGGGCCTGAAACTGGCCCGCGATCGCGGGGAGGCCGCTCCCGAGGCCGACTACGACTCCGTCATACCGCCGGTCCCGGCGAAGGAGGAGAAGAAGTAA
- a CDS encoding NADH-quinone oxidoreductase subunit G, with protein MTAIENAAKVETVTLTIDGLEVTVPKGTLIIRAAETVGINIPRFCDHPLLDPVGACRQCMVEVEMGGRPMPKPQASCTMEVSDGMVVKTQLTSEVAERAQWGMMELLLINHPLDCPVCDKGGECPLQNQAMSTGRADSRFIDRKRTYPKPVPISTEILLDRERCVLCARCTRFSQQIAGDPFIELFERGANEQVSTSTDEPFQSYFSGNTIQICPVGALTSADYRFRARPFDLQSSPGIDEHDSSGAAIRVDWRRGRVMRRLAGNDPEVNEEWISDRTRFAFNYAQSNERIMTPMVRDENGALVAASWPEALELAANGLRSAMQQGGVGVLPGGRLTAEDAYAYSKFARTVLGTNDIDARARAHSDEELEFLASHVAGVSIEDGAVTFADLDAASAVILVGLEPEEEAPTVFLRLRKAMRKRGLKIFALSPYTTRGLEKLGAAVISTTPGAEASVLAAIGDGTAGGAGADAADAVRAGGTIVLAGERLAEIPGALRAVSTLGAAGARLAWIPRRAGERGAIDAGALPSMLPGGRLVADIGARAELETVWGTSLPGEVGRDLNGILEATRSGDIAGLLIGGVDPFDLPDPELAFEAMKASKFVVSLEMLPTAATEWADVILPVAPVVEKSGTFINWEGRRRHFDLTMHSTGALSDARVLHQLADEMDADLGLLTPEQAMAEIDRLGGTTQRPAPATAGFAVPPQQPAAGSAILASWRQLVDLGTLQAGEVYLQGTARPSVARLSPATAAEIGAAHGEIVTVSTDRGAVSLPLAVTDMPDRVVWIPMNSPDSRLRRDLRAAVGEVVRIAAGGGAR; from the coding sequence ATGACCGCAATCGAGAATGCCGCGAAGGTCGAGACCGTCACGTTGACGATCGACGGGCTCGAGGTCACCGTGCCCAAGGGCACGTTGATCATTCGTGCGGCGGAGACCGTGGGCATCAACATCCCGCGGTTCTGCGACCACCCGCTGCTGGACCCGGTCGGCGCCTGCCGGCAGTGCATGGTCGAGGTGGAGATGGGTGGGCGTCCGATGCCCAAGCCGCAGGCCTCGTGCACCATGGAGGTCTCCGACGGCATGGTCGTCAAGACCCAGCTCACGAGCGAGGTGGCCGAGCGTGCCCAGTGGGGCATGATGGAGTTGCTGCTGATCAACCACCCGCTGGACTGCCCGGTCTGCGACAAGGGCGGCGAGTGCCCCCTGCAGAACCAGGCGATGTCGACCGGCCGCGCGGACTCGCGGTTCATCGACCGCAAGCGCACCTACCCCAAGCCGGTGCCGATCTCGACCGAGATCCTGCTCGACCGCGAGCGCTGCGTGCTGTGCGCCCGCTGTACCCGCTTCTCGCAGCAGATCGCCGGTGACCCGTTCATCGAGCTGTTCGAACGCGGCGCGAACGAGCAGGTCTCCACCAGCACTGACGAGCCCTTCCAGTCGTACTTCTCGGGCAACACGATCCAGATCTGCCCCGTCGGTGCGCTGACCAGCGCCGATTATCGCTTCCGCGCCCGCCCGTTCGACCTGCAGTCCTCGCCGGGCATCGACGAGCACGACTCCAGCGGCGCGGCGATCCGCGTGGACTGGCGCCGCGGTCGGGTCATGCGTCGCCTCGCCGGCAACGACCCCGAGGTCAACGAGGAGTGGATTAGCGACCGGACCCGCTTCGCGTTCAACTATGCGCAGAGCAACGAGCGGATCATGACGCCGATGGTCCGCGACGAGAACGGCGCGCTGGTCGCGGCGTCCTGGCCGGAGGCCCTGGAGTTAGCCGCGAACGGTCTGCGCTCGGCCATGCAGCAGGGCGGCGTCGGAGTCCTGCCCGGAGGCCGGCTCACCGCGGAGGACGCCTACGCGTACTCGAAGTTCGCCCGGACGGTCCTCGGCACGAATGACATCGACGCCCGGGCCCGCGCGCACAGCGACGAGGAGTTGGAGTTCCTGGCCAGCCACGTCGCCGGGGTCTCGATCGAGGACGGCGCGGTCACCTTCGCCGACCTCGACGCCGCCTCGGCAGTGATCCTGGTCGGCCTGGAGCCGGAGGAGGAGGCGCCGACAGTCTTCCTGCGACTGCGCAAGGCGATGCGCAAGCGCGGCCTGAAGATCTTCGCGCTCAGCCCGTACACCACCCGTGGCTTGGAGAAGCTCGGCGCGGCGGTCATCTCAACCACCCCTGGCGCCGAGGCCTCCGTGCTGGCGGCGATCGGCGACGGCACCGCCGGGGGAGCGGGCGCAGACGCCGCCGACGCGGTTCGCGCGGGCGGAACCATCGTGCTTGCCGGTGAGCGGCTCGCCGAGATCCCTGGTGCGCTACGGGCAGTGTCGACACTCGGTGCCGCGGGCGCCCGGCTGGCGTGGATCCCGCGCCGGGCCGGCGAGCGCGGCGCCATCGACGCCGGCGCGCTGCCGTCGATGCTGCCCGGCGGCCGGCTGGTCGCCGACATCGGCGCGCGCGCCGAGCTGGAGACCGTGTGGGGCACCTCGCTGCCCGGAGAAGTCGGCCGGGATCTGAACGGGATCCTGGAGGCGACCCGCTCCGGCGACATCGCCGGGCTGCTCATCGGCGGCGTCGACCCCTTCGACCTGCCCGACCCCGAGCTCGCGTTCGAGGCGATGAAGGCATCGAAGTTCGTCGTCAGCCTCGAGATGCTGCCGACCGCTGCGACCGAGTGGGCCGACGTGATCCTGCCGGTCGCTCCGGTGGTGGAGAAGAGCGGAACGTTCATCAACTGGGAAGGTCGTCGTCGCCACTTCGACCTGACCATGCACTCGACCGGCGCGCTGTCGGACGCGCGCGTGCTGCACCAGCTCGCCGACGAGATGGACGCCGACCTCGGCCTGCTCACCCCCGAGCAGGCTATGGCCGAGATCGACCGCCTCGGTGGCACCACGCAGCGCCCGGCGCCTGCGACCGCCGGGTTCGCCGTACCGCCGCAGCAGCCCGCCGCGGGCAGCGCGATCCTCGCCTCGTGGCGCCAGCTGGTGGACCTAGGCACGTTGCAGGCCGGTGAGGTCTACTTGCAGGGCACCGCCCGGCCGTCGGTCGCCCGGCTGTCGCCGGCGACCGCCGCCGAGATCGGTGCCGCCCACGGTGAGATCGTGACCGTCAGCACCGACCGCGGAGCGGTGAGCCTCCCGCTGGCCGTCACGGACATGCCCGATCGTGTGGTGTGGATCCCGATGAACTCTCCTGACAGCCGCCTGCGCCGCGACCTGCGCGCCGCCGTCGGCGAGGTCGTCCGCATCGCAGCCGGAGGTGGCGCCCGATGA
- the nuoI gene encoding NADH-quinone oxidoreductase subunit NuoI produces the protein MAKSFLPGPLQGFGLTLTTMFRKRANLKYPEVKVDVQPRYHGRHVLNRHPDGLEKCVGCELCAWACPADAIYVEGGDNTPEERYSPGERYGKIYQINYLRCIGCGLCIEACPTRSLTMSNDYEIADDNRQDLIWTKEDLLAPLLPGMEQPPHPMRLGEDEKDYYVNGPQLLRDFEDGRLASQQDQRVEEESAT, from the coding sequence ATGGCTAAGAGCTTCCTGCCCGGCCCGCTGCAGGGCTTCGGGCTGACCCTGACCACGATGTTCCGCAAGCGCGCGAACCTGAAGTATCCCGAGGTCAAGGTCGACGTCCAGCCGCGCTATCACGGCCGGCACGTGCTCAACCGGCACCCGGACGGCCTGGAGAAGTGCGTGGGCTGCGAGCTGTGCGCCTGGGCCTGCCCGGCCGACGCGATCTACGTCGAGGGTGGCGACAACACGCCCGAGGAGCGGTACTCGCCCGGTGAGCGCTACGGCAAGATCTACCAGATCAACTACCTGCGCTGCATCGGCTGCGGCCTGTGCATCGAGGCCTGCCCGACCCGGTCGCTGACGATGAGCAACGACTACGAGATCGCCGATGACAACCGCCAGGACCTCATCTGGACCAAGGAGGACCTGCTGGCGCCGCTGCTGCCGGGCATGGAGCAGCCCCCGCATCCGATGCGGCTGGGCGAGGACGAGAAGGACTACTACGTCAACGGTCCGCAGCTGCTGCGCGACTTCGAGGACGGCCGGCTGGCTAGCCAGCAGGACCAGCGCGTGGAAGAGGAGTCCGCGACATGA
- a CDS encoding geranylgeranyl reductase family protein — MSAPSAQYDADVIVVGAGPGGSAAAYYAALHGLSVLLLEKSTFPRDKVCGDGLTPRSVKSIVAMGIDTTEGATGLDGAGIEGRWIRNKGLRVIGGGVRLELDWPELASFPDYGLVRPRSDFDELLARRAQQVGAKLIEQCNVTGPLHDENGRVAGVTAKVGPGKEPQEFRAPAVIACDGMSGRLGLAEGIVRDEKRPMGVAVRRYYKSPRHDDDYLESWLELWEELPGGERRLLPGYGWIFGVGDGTSNVGLGILDSSASFQNLNYRDLLTRWLDGLPGEWGYVEDNATGPTRGGGLPMGFNKHPHYQNGLLLVGDAAGAINPFNGEGIAYAMETGELAAEAVAQARTRRTDAARERALAGYNAAMADHLGSYYRLGGIFVKLIGNPHVMRMATKYGLPRQTLMRFVLKMMANLTDPRDGDAMDRILTGLQKITPAVRS, encoded by the coding sequence ATGAGCGCACCTAGCGCACAGTACGACGCCGACGTCATCGTCGTCGGCGCGGGCCCCGGCGGCTCCGCTGCGGCGTACTACGCGGCGCTGCACGGGCTGAGCGTCCTTCTTCTGGAGAAGTCCACCTTCCCTCGCGACAAGGTGTGCGGCGACGGCCTGACCCCCCGGTCGGTGAAGAGCATCGTCGCCATGGGCATCGACACCACGGAGGGCGCCACGGGCCTAGACGGTGCGGGCATCGAGGGCAGGTGGATCCGCAACAAGGGCCTTCGGGTGATCGGCGGCGGCGTACGGCTCGAGCTCGACTGGCCCGAGCTGGCCTCATTCCCGGACTACGGGCTGGTGCGTCCCCGCTCGGACTTCGACGAGCTGCTCGCCCGGCGAGCACAGCAGGTCGGCGCCAAGCTGATCGAGCAGTGCAATGTCACCGGACCGCTGCACGACGAGAACGGCCGCGTCGCCGGCGTCACCGCGAAGGTTGGCCCCGGCAAGGAGCCGCAGGAGTTCCGTGCACCCGCCGTCATCGCCTGCGACGGCATGAGCGGACGCCTCGGCCTGGCCGAGGGCATCGTCCGCGATGAGAAGCGCCCGATGGGCGTCGCAGTACGCCGGTACTACAAGTCCCCGCGCCACGACGACGACTACCTGGAGTCCTGGCTCGAGCTCTGGGAGGAGCTTCCCGGCGGTGAGCGGCGGCTGCTTCCCGGATATGGCTGGATCTTCGGCGTCGGTGACGGCACCTCCAACGTCGGCCTGGGGATCCTGGACTCGTCGGCGTCCTTCCAGAACCTCAACTACCGCGATCTGCTGACCCGCTGGCTCGACGGCCTCCCGGGAGAGTGGGGTTACGTCGAGGACAACGCGACGGGGCCCACGCGTGGCGGCGGGCTGCCGATGGGCTTCAATAAGCATCCGCACTACCAGAACGGGCTGCTGCTGGTCGGCGACGCGGCCGGCGCGATCAACCCCTTCAACGGTGAGGGCATCGCCTACGCGATGGAGACCGGCGAGCTGGCGGCGGAGGCAGTCGCGCAGGCCCGGACGCGGCGCACCGACGCGGCTCGCGAGCGGGCGCTCGCCGGCTACAACGCCGCCATGGCGGACCATCTGGGGTCCTATTACCGGCTCGGCGGGATCTTCGTGAAGCTCATCGGCAACCCACACGTCATGCGGATGGCCACCAAGTACGGCCTGCCTCGCCAGACGCTGATGCGGTTCGTGCTGAAGATGATGGCCAACCTGACCGATCCGCGAGACGGCGACGCGATGGACCGGATCCTCACCGGGCTGCAGAAGATCACGCCGGCGGTGCGGTCGTGA